DNA sequence from the Thunnus albacares chromosome 22, fThuAlb1.1, whole genome shotgun sequence genome:
cTCAGCACCAGGAAATTTCTTGGTAAAAAGGATTTTGATCTTAACTTCTTTTCAGAGAAGAGGTATTTAATTAATTGGTAACATTATTTCCTCTTTCTTAAGACAGCGAGCAAACTCATTGCTGAGGTGTTCTGGGAACAGATATTCTCATATTCTTACCCTGACCTTGGCATAACCATTTTTAAACTTATAGCTAAActgtttacagtatatttttctgacacattcacaaacatactgtatctgcaaaatgttcaaCAATTGGCAACTAAAGCATAAACTACAGTAAACTTTAGGTAACTAAAGATTGTGGGATATGGTAAGACAAATACTATTGTCATTGTAAATGTTTACCAAAGTTGAAACAGCCTTGAagtatgaaaaggaaaacaaaactagTCAACCATCTTGTACATTCATACACATCAATGACTTTTCTCTACATTGCACTATATCTACTTACTAATGCTTATATATCTACAATCTACAGTGGCGGACCAGGAGCCAAGGGCCAGGAGCAAAAAAAGTAGGCCCCCATCAGTGTATTCAACTGATCATTTTGCCTTTAAAAGAACATGATGCACTATTGACATTATCTGACCTTTTATATGCTGTAACCACATTATGTTTTTAAGTAAGATGTCTCACTAAGATGTCTCACTAAGATGTCTCACACCTTGTTTGTGTAGATGAAATAAGTGTCTCATCTGTTGGttaagaagaaatagaaaaggttATCTGAAGTGCATGATACATGGTGACCCTGATTCTAAACAAGTGAACGTTGGAAAACAGGaactaaatacaaaaaatggAAGCTGTAAAAGACAGGCATGACACCATATATGGAATTGTTATTGATTATCTTACAGGAAACAGGTGTCTGCAGACAGTGAAGTGTGACTGCACACAAGGTGCTTGTGTTGACGGTTGTGATGGGCAGAGGCTGAAAGTATAAAATGTTTCTCTTGCTGCAGAGCTCAAGGAGCCTGTATGCATACGCTTTAGTGATTTATTAAAAGCAGTTGAACTGTAAAGAATACTGTGTCGCTAGTATTTAGTTGCCTTTCTCACCTGAATAGACAAGCTGATATTTCAGCTGTAATGACACCGGCTCCTATaaagagtgttgcattatgggtgaTTTGTTGCCTAAATGTTGCTCTCTAAAAGTTCCTTTAAGTCTGTTCATAGTGCGTCTGTTAGagtttaaagtgttttgtgAGCCCATGTTAACATATAAGAGTTTCTAGATGGCAGCCTACAACTATACACAGTAAAATTTGACAAATTGTAGTATTCTGTCCTTACAGTTATATTAAAAAGTGATTTATATGAATTTATCCTCCATATTGTCAAAAAAGCAACTGCAGAGTGACAATTAATCAGAATGAAATCCATCATCAGAGAGCTACGAtgcatgtttggtaaaaaggCTACATCCCCtaagattaacattttatagagtgATTCAAACAACACCTTTGTATTAAAAAGgatttcctttttaaacatttatgttgCAAACTCCTCTGTAAGTAAATACAGTGGGGACCATTCTAAATGTttctttctcaaacacatctgtggtaaaaacatggaactattaacatttagaaaattaaatgtattgagCAGACTTATCAAGGAAACAAGAAGCAAGATTGGTTGAATTAAAGGAGGATTCTTTTGGTCATGAGTTTATAAATGTTAGTGATGTAATTATGATCAGATGTGATGTTCCTCTGAATGGACAACAGAAGGAGATCTGAGAGCCGTCTTTCTCCACATCTGATTCTAGGCTTGGTCTTGATCACCTTCAGTTTGGAGAATGATTGCTTGACTGATGCAGTTGTCACAGGCAGCTTAGACTGTACTGAcccaaagacaacagaacaatCTAAAGGCTGAGCAAACTAGTGAGTAGCACTCTACCAAAATCAACTGAATGGAATAATTTcaactacaacaactacaaaatgtttttaaggcTGCTTTATTTTCCTAGTGGTCAGCCTACATAAAGGATACATTCATTTCTACCATAATGGCCACTTTACTCCATCGTAAGGACATCTTAAAGGGCACAATATCTCATGTTCTTCACTGGAAGGACACTTCACCATATTTTCTGCTATACAGCGCACCCTCACCCCCCACCCCGTGGGGAGGAGGGATGCATAGGGAGCAAAAAAACTTGAAGCAAAAAGTTGaatcagaatcaacttttgcTGGAAGGCAACGCAACGTCATGCTGCGTTGGCCATTCACATATGTGCGactgtaaaatcctgtctgtgaatATTACATCTGTAGCTCCAACTCGACTTCCTGGATTGCATGTCATTGTCTCACCGGTACCTCAAACAACATGCCCCCTTTGCTGTAGTGCCGGACTACCAAATTTGGTCTAAACACAGCTTTACAGGGcactatcacattttcttccactaAAAGGGCAGCCATGAGGGCATTTCATTCCAGATTGTTACATATAGAGAAGCCCTCTATAGGGCACTTGatcctgatttacccataaCTAAGACAGAGATTACAGATATTtggtatgttttctcctttgtgtgggcaccttagagggaatcatcatcatctttccTCTACTGTGGGGGCACTTTTGCGGCAATGCACCAGAGGTTGTGATTTAAACTGTGGTCTGTGTCACTGTTGGTGGCTCAACATCAGTTTTAAATCTGTGATTTGGCTCAAGGTTTTATGAGGAAAGAGACACCTGAAACAATTTTTAATAATGAACACTTTTATTGCTGAATTGTTTCATTGTATAGCTATTAGCATTTCgttttgaaaatacaaaaacaaaataagaggttatataataacaataagaatTTATTGCATAACCAAAATATTTTCCCTGTATCATTGACAAAGAGTTGAAACACAATCAGAATAacaaacagctttaaaacatttcagttacCAAGAGGGTTATTGCTCATGAAAATCTTACAGATTCTCTCAAGAACTCTTATATACATCTAGTTTCAAGTGTCaagtgaaacagaaactaaCTTCTACATTTGTTTCCCTGCTTCGCCTTGTTTTTGATCCAAGatggacacatactgtatgtgactaAAGCCTATTTAGTAGATGTTAGAATTTTAGAAGAAAATATAGTTCCCATACAATGGGAATGGATGAATGAGACGCAAATTGTAAGGTGTTTGAATAAAAGCACTATATAGAACAGTATAGTAACAAGAACACAATAACAGTCAATTTATTTCACCAGTTTATCGGAGGTGGCTTTCTCTCCTCACTTTACTGATACTTCTTGTCGTTTTGATATTCCTTCCAAACAGACTTTGCTGTGTTCTCTACTGCCTCCCATACTGAGCCTGCTTTATCAGCTTCTAGTTGTCCTATACGATGTCCTCTTTCTGCTCTCGTTGTAACCCTCTCTACTATTACTGTTGCTGCATCTGGCATTTTCATCAAGGCTGTGACAactgaattaatgttttttacCACACCAAGCAAAGCTCCCAACAATACTCCTGTGGTAATACCAGCAAGCCTCTTGAGAAGATTTGAGACACTGCTCTTTCCAtgcttgtttttcattctctcCACTATTTGCAGCATCTCATTGGTGTAGCAGCCGCCATTGTTTTGCAACATCTTGTCTATTGTGTTGCGTAGCTTTGCCACCTGTAAGTGGTTGCTCCTGTATTCACCAGGTTTGTTGTTGTCCCAGTATTTATTATCGATGACATGACATCGGCCGCCACACTTCTTCACCAGATCACTCAGACACTTATTGTGACTGACACACTCCTCAATTGTCATCCCTTCAGGGAGCTGCTCACCATGAGTGAAGACAACTGCAGCATATTTTAAAGCTTCTTCagagaaatattcacatattttcCTGATGACAGCTTTCTCCTGCTCGGTGAATTTCTCCACTTTGAGCACAATGAGAAAAGCATGAGGCCCAGGAGCACACTCAGTGATACACTTCACCATCTCAGGCTTCAGGTTCTCTTCAGACATGTCTGTGTCAAAGAAACCAGGAGTGTCGATCAAAGTGATGCTTCTTCTATTAACAGATCTGGTTTCTGCTTGACATTCTTTTGTTTCAGAGTTGAAAGTATGGTTGACTGTGAACACTTTCTCTCCAAATATTGTGTTAGCTAGGCTACTTTTCCCAGATCCAGTTTTTCCCAGCAGGACAATCCTCCTTGTCTCTGTCACTAGAAGAGAATAATGTATCATAATCAGTCATGTACATTTGTGTCTTGCTGCCTCTTCTCAGTAGCCATTGTGCTActgaacaaaatgttaaatcataTTTAACTAACTCAAAATTGTTTGCTTTGCTGATGGCAGAACTAAGCGAAACAATAGATTTATGTAAAAATAGAAAGTAATTTATCTAATTATGTTTCTTTGTTAttcactttacatgtttgacagtttatattttaaatatacaagtactttgtgttttcagtcatttaatacatttttaagtcaATAATATTTGGATAAATTTCATGTACTATTAGtaattttatttgatgtttttaacattttatgacaGCCATCTGGAGATTATTTTCCTTGTGGCAGATTAATATGATGCTCAGAGGAACACAGATCTCCACAGAATAACTGAAATAAGTTAACTCACCTTCCATGataaaaaagagtgaaaatgtcTTGAAGTTGAATCTGGTCTATTTCTTTGCTTTGATTCTAGTGAGGTTCTGTGTCAACACACTACAATGAACAACCAGCAACAAGttactgtgctgaaaaaaagttctCATGAATTTATATTCTAGTTTCAGTGAAGGCTCCACCTCTTTTAGAGGTGTGGACTTGAGTCATGTTTCAACTACTTTTGAAAGTAAACTCTGAACGCTGCTTTTCATTCACCAAGGTCATTTTGTGCTCTGAGATTCAATAATACAATTATAGATAGTGGTTTCCTTTTAAatttacatacaaatataaaaacaagctTGTCATCATGTTTGGTTTTCCCTCCCTGTGGCACATGTTTAGACCTGAAAATATATGGATTTATGGTATTTGTCAGCATTTATAACACTCTATCTCTGACTGTTTTATTGTCCTCATTGATATTTTTCAGTATCTTTGCTGCTTCATTTTTCCACATAACAAGCACTGATCAACACTAGTCTGCCAGAGAAGGTTTGTAAAGCACTTGTACATGTAAATCAGGAATTTGATCGGATTTGACGATTGCATTATACCAAACAACTTTTCAAACAATTTCACTGTTGCAGACAAATTTCCAATGTTGGAATAAAATCATGAGAGTTTTGCTAGAGTTGAGGCCTGCTCCTGTCATCTCGATGGTTTATTGTAAGGTGGTCAAAAAACTCAGTTCAAGCTGCCagagatttgatttgattgatttgtctgttcaatttgtttgataacaggataaatcAGGGGAGGATCTAGGATTTTTCCAAATCAGGGGCCATAAAGGGGGCATTTTTTACACAGAGGGGTCAAGTATATGTCCAACATCCATGCGCAATTCCTTATTCAGTAAGGTGTACATACATTTCATCAGTCATTCCTTGTTTGCTGTTGGCTCTATAACTTTGAGCCAAGACACACATCATTGAATACATAATGCAAATTGTGCCTTGTTCAAACACACTGTGTACTTCAAAAAAGcttagaaaataattgttaatcaAAATGTGGTTTATTAAAGTTGCATTAACAACTTTTACAAGATGAAAACATATGCATACCATCAGGTCCTTGGGAAGCAGAATAATTCTTTGACGGCTGCACAGGACCCCATGCTCTGAACTGGGAAATGTCTGGAAAGAAGAAAACGAAATAAGACGCTTAAGCTGAGTGAGCATTCCACATTTTTGGCCAGCTCCATGAAGAATGGATTGCTCCCGCTAATAGCATTGTGAATTGAGCAACATTTGCACCTGCAATCTGCTCCGTCCCGTTTTAAGGTCCTATTCACAAAAGATGCCGCTGAGTAtaatttgcccttgttttgtttctgattGAGTGAGCGGAGCGGTTTCCattgtttcaggcttttctccacatttcagcgCACAGATTGGTTCATAATgaaaaaactgcagagagcacaaaagcctcaattTGCATGTCTTTAACTGGCAgaggtgcgcacacacacagagctctgcaCAATCGCAAACCagctttcatgtattttgcatcTTCTACTTCTCTATTATTTCACATAATATAAtctactaaaatgtcaaaatacagctattaataTGACTCAGACAAGTCTGAAACATGATAGATTGATGTCtaaatcttacaataatgtcattcaggtgtcactgaatgtatccaggatgttgcagaaacatcagtactgatgttctgctTGTTGCctacagctggctgcagcatcacataGCAACGATAAGtgcgtctccaaactgagaaagaggttGTGCGTATTTACGCACGAGGCACAGCAGtagtaacttcattaacaccacATCAGCAAGGATCTGAAGGTAgctaattaatgttctgtgttctgctgcaCATCTACGGGTCAGCTGTTAGACACTGATTCCAGGTTCATACGGTGGGAATGTTTGTAATAAAGAAGCCCTgatggatgaatcctgagctctaTCAcgctgttatttttatttttaaatccgAGATTTATCCTCCCATGTCTGACTGTATATATCACCATTAATATCATTCAAGCCTCACAAGCTTGAatatttgaagagagagagacagagtgagagtgtgagtgagaagTGAGTGTGTGCGCACAGTGAACAcactaataactaataactcCACTCTAACTGCGTACGGCAATTAGTGCCGGTCTTTGTGAATTAGACTGTTTTTGCTAAATGTATCAATAttacctaatttacatacatgcaaatgggAAAGGCGCACCATGACACTATTTGCTTGGCAGCACAGTTTGTTTGTGGGTGCTTTGAGAATTACACTTTGTCACATTTGCACAAGTTTAGTGGCCGAAAAAGCCATGCAAtccttttgtggatttggccctatgtttattttgtaaatgaaagcaCTCTAGTAAGTTTTCCTGGCATTGAACAAACAGCAAGCATGTCAAAAGTAGTTATGACCAACAGGTATCACAATGTGTGAACCTCCTCACCAATAGGTTTGTACACTCAATgtggtaaaaaaatatatagcaATGTGGAGATTCTGACagctacaaaaaacaaaaaacaaaaaaatccaaaacaaaaacaaacaaaattaaagctgcaagcagcgtttaacgggccctcgcgcctccaTGCAagtcgggccgcggcgcagtcaaAGGGCTTTTGTCACAGGCATGATGATGTCTACAGACCTgggttgttttcagacagtgcaagaaggagataaatatcacttcctttgtccactattttgcctgctactggggctgctttgctgcaatttcgtaggggcgctattcagccagtttgcatcactgatggaatattgtcatgtacacgtgttcaggccgggagtcttatcaaacatgcaaagtttggtgcagactggagcatttacaataaagttatagcaacttcctctgtcatggtgaaacatcaaaccTCAACGGTAAGAGATGAAAACACGTCTTACCTCGATGTCAGTGTGACCGAGTAGGAAGAGCCAAGCTCAAGCAGGCTGTTTTTGTAAGCTTGCACGACGACACGTCATCAGGCCATCACGACCCCCAGTAATCGAGCCACCAGTAGCACCAATCATGTCAATAAAATGGCGTTTTCTGGGACTTTCTGGAAGCTGACGAATCACAAAGCTTGTCTCCATGGCTCTGGGAATCTGCCTGATTGCACTTCATATCTGTTGTACATTAAAATATACGGTGCAACGAGTACTTGCTGGACAAAGACATGTAACTTTAGTTGTCTATTATCTAACATTGcatgaaggagttaaatatcatttcctgtgtccGCTATATGGTGctagaaaacacacattaaataaacatcatgTCGCTGTAGATCAAATTGCAAATGCAAATTACAACCATAAGACTATATGAAACGCTAGAAGGATTTAAAGTTGAAACGACGGATACAGAAAGTGGCGACGCTAATAAGGCTAAagttagctgcagcatgaccggaagGAAGCataaccagttagcctctgctcGGCTCTCAGCTAGCCCCAGCTCTCTGTTTGGATCCTACCGGACCACTGAGCCCCAGTTtattattcaggttaaagtgggaagaaccAGGGGGTCTGAAATGAAGCCTGCAGAAGAAACACCGGGGCCATCAGGGTaaaacagtccgtggaggagttgctgtgttcggctgcacagataggaaatctGTCAGCTGACtggatgtaccactctgtttgaaaaaacctCTTATTCTCCTCTTTTTGGGTTATAACAGCGGTTGGCAACTAGCATATTAGGCACATTACCGCCACCCTCCACTTCGGACTGTAGACCAGatattaaatcctacacatcaaTCCTGTCTatctaataaactcaaaaaaaaaacaactgctaCTCtacccacttggcaggttcattaaagttttaatgctgagctccagAACTCTggtcttcctgagttcttccatcatatgttgtcttttttgatcatacttagtacaagctatgcttgcatgtgtaatagtttcctcagccaagtgggaaaaaatatgtgcatatatcggcaatCGCCAAAAATGatagtcaaaaagtaatcatgttaaataaccGTGATGTCAATATCgagcaaaaataattgtgattatgctTTTTGCCATAATTGAGCACCCGTAAAGAGaacataaattttgatttacatacacacacacactaagcatttaaatatgtatgtgataaattgttgtctttaataaacagttacttgaacatttttcagtgtgctcctaaatttctatgtatgctcctaatttttttcatgtaGGAACACATGTACTCCTCGACAAAAAAGTAAGCAAAAGTAAGCCTCTTGGAGCTCAGGCCCTAAAAATATGAAGCCTCATTTGAAGCCTCAACTATTGTGCAGTAAATCTGTTTGGGACATCTCATCCAGCCTGTATCAGTTGGACTCAATCTCTCACTGGACTGTtgcctccatcagctgtgatcaCATGGAACCAAAACACACTCAGTGTAATTCTGCAGACTGGTTAGAGATTCATCCTACCTGATATGGTCTAGTAAAAAGAACCTCCTAGTTTCCATGTCTACCCAAGCAGACTGACTATATTTGTACTTAACAGATTTACTGCACAATAGTTGAGGCTTCATATGATGCTCACTGTCTCTGTAGATCATTCACTGCAAACGCCTCTCTACAGATActtatctgttttgttttgttttgtttttgtctaacTGTCAACATCtccacatttatatttattttttgagacATTGAGTGTACAAACATATTGATGAGGAGATGCACACAGTGCGACATCTGCTGGTCATTTTTTGTAACTACTTTTTGCGTGCTTGCTGTTGGTTCTTTGCCATCGATCTAATTATTGAGAACAGACTTCAGTGTCCACAGTACATCCTGAGAAAAACTTACTACAGTGCTTTCattctgtttgttctgtcagTAAGAGCAGAAAAATAAGAAATCGAGCTGaatatgtgttttttggttttttgccCAAAATTCAAAAAACGAAAAAACGACCGTATTCTGGTTTCTGCCTGTGTCAATTGTACcgcaaaaacaaacagttcaaaCGTACCTTGGTCTGAAACAAATAACCgatttactgttttttggtttttgaattacgaattatccgatgatacccGGACCCTGTTTCCGGTTGCTGTCTGTGTCAATTTTACCGAAAAAACAAACGGTTCAAACGTATCTTGGTCACAGATCTACACAGAATAACTGAAATAAGTTGTTAACTCACCTTCCatgatgttaaaaatgaaatcagAGTGAAAATGTCTTGAAGTTGAATCTGGTCTATTTCTTTGCTTTGATTCTAGTGAGGTTCTGTGTCAACACACTACGATGAACAACCAGCAACAAGTTACTATGCTGAGAAAAGTTCTCATGAATTTATATTCCAGTTTCAGTGAAGGCTCCACCTTTTTTAGAGGTGTGGACTTGAGTCATGTTTCAACTACTTTTGAAAGCAAAATCTGAGCACTGCTTTTCATTCAACCAAGGTCATTTTGTGCTCAGAGATTCAATAATACAATTATAGGGAGtggttcttttttaaaatttacataCAGATATAAAAGCAAGCTTGTCATTATTTTTAGCTTTCCCTCTCTGTAGCACATGTTTAGACCTTAAAACATATGGATTTATGGTATTTGTCAGCATTTATAACTCTGTATCTCTGACTGTTTTATTGTCctaattgatatttttcagtATCTTTGCTGCTTCATTTTTTCACATAACAAACACTGATCAACACTAGTCTGACAGAGAAGGCTGGTTGTAAATCAGGaatttgatcagatttgacaACTGCTTCTCAGTACCAGCTGTCTTAAATTagtctttttctcattttgacaTTCcgataaaatcaaacatgtttaatattatcatAAGTCTTTAGTCTTGGCTCATTACTGTAACGGCCTAAAAAACTACTTAaataccatcacacacacacacacacacacacacacacacacacacacacacacacacacacacgataaaTGGTGAATTAACAATGTTATGAGTTGGTGTTTAATTCGTTTAACTGATCCACCAACCAGCATGTATTTTAGtgaaaaatcttaatttttGTAACGGTTCACCTCTCATTCCCACCGTCTCCTCCCACTAAAATAGCTCAGCTATCCAACAGAGGCTAGTAGTGAGTTGAGgtgacaaaatccaaaatgtagctatataaatacagttaGGTGGTTTCTGTGGGCAGCTGTATAAACAGTGTAGATGTTTTAAGttgtaaaaatgcaaattagcATTCTTAGCAGTCTTAGCTAATATGATCTAAGAAACGTTAACCcaaatcaatttttatttgtaataaaagttaaatgttaaatgacaaTTAGATAATAACAGGAACAATCAGTGTGTagtgtctgttgtttctctccACAGTTGATGGTTTTCCGTTAtaacttaattaat
Encoded proteins:
- the LOC122974476 gene encoding GTPase IMAP family member 4-like, encoding MSDLVKKCGGRCHVVDNKYWKIKQQDEYRSNQFQVAELLNTIEEIVMENNGGYYTNEMLQTVEREIQKEEECIRLSSGNMTQEEIRQQAKSRVLEKHISQFRAWGPVQPSKNYSASQGPDVTETRRIVLLGKTGSGKSSLANTIFGEKVFTVNHTFNSETKECQAETRSVNRRSITLIDTPGFFDTDMSEENLKPEMVKCITECAPGPHAFLIVLKVEKFTEQEKAVIRKICEYFSEEALKYAAVVFTHGEQLPEGMTIEECVSHNKCLSDLVKKCGGRCHVIDNKYWDNNKPGEYRSNHLQVAKLRNTIDKMLQNNGGCYTNEMLQIVERMKNKHGKSSVSNLLKRLAGITTGVLLGALLGVVKNINSVVTALMKMPDAATVIVERVTTRAERGHRIGQLEADKAGSVWEAVENTAKSVWKEYQNDKKYQ